One genomic segment of Primulina tabacum isolate GXHZ01 chromosome 9, ASM2559414v2, whole genome shotgun sequence includes these proteins:
- the LOC142554966 gene encoding uncharacterized protein LOC142554966 isoform X1, with the protein MSFSFFKQSRPKTPQELAKAIKDSLMALDSKTVAEVKALEKALEEVEKNTTAMKTMLSGDGEVEPSADQILQLTVEICDEDIISLLFHKLPILGWETRKFLVHCWSILLKQKVDSTHCCVQYMENHLELLDFLVVCYDNKEIALNCGNMLRECIKFPTLAKYILESPSFELFFKFVELPNFDVTSDAFSTFKDLLTKHASAVSEYLTTHYNEFFEQYEKLLTSANYVTRRQSLKLLSEFLLESPNSQIMKRYIAEVRHLKVMMTLLKDSSKNIQISAFHIFKVFVANPNKPRDIKVILAKNHERLLELLYNLSVGKGAEDDHFEEEKELIVKEIERVSRLAKLES; encoded by the exons ATGTCATTCTCATTTTTCAAGCAATCGAGGCCTAAAACCCCTCAGGAATTAGCAAAGGCGATCAAGGATAGTTTAATGGCACTCGACTCCAAAACCGTGGCTGAGGTCAAAGCCCTGGAAAAG GCTTTGGAGGAAGTTGAGAAGAACACGACTGCAATGAAAACTATGTTGTCAGGAGATGGAGAAGTCGAGCCAAGTGCAGATCAAATCCTTCAACTCACAGTTGAAATCTGTGATGAAGATATTATTTCTCTTCTGTTCCACAAGTTACCAATTCTGGGATGGGAA ACCAGGAAATTTTTAGTCCACTGTTGGTCTATATTGCTTAAACAAAAGGTTGATTCAACACATTGTTGTGTACAATACATGGAGAATCATTTGGAACTGCTTGACTTCCTCGTTGTTTG CTATGACAACAAGGAAATTGCTCTGAACTGTGGGAATATGCTTAGAGAATGCATCAAGTTTCCAACACTTGCAAA ATACATATTGGAGTCTCCCAGCTTTGAGTTGTTCTTCAAATTTGTTGAGCTACCTAATTTTGATGTTACCTCTGATGCATTTTCTACATTCAAG GATCTGCTCACTAAACATGCATCTGCAGTTTCTGAGTATCTGACTACTCACTACAACGAG TTTTTTGAGCAATATGAAAAGCTCTTGACATCGGCTAACTATGTGACTAGAAGGCAGTCTTTGAAG CTTCTGTCCGAATTTCTTTTGGAATCTCCAAATTCTCAAATAATGAAAAGATACATCGCGGAGGTTCGCCATTTAAAAGTCATGATGACCTTGTTGAAG GATTCAAGCAAAAACATCCAAATATCTGCCTTTCATATTTTCAAG GTTTTTGTAGCTAACCCAAATAAACCACGAGATATTAAAGTTATCCTCGCGAAAAACCATGAAAGGCTGTTAGAGCTGCTCTACAATCTCTCTGTTGGAAAAG GTGCCGAAGATGACCATTTTGAAGAGGAAAAGGAACTAATAGTTAAGGAAATAGAGAGAGTGTCTCGGCTTGCAAAACTTGAATCTTAG
- the LOC142554966 gene encoding uncharacterized protein LOC142554966 isoform X2 gives MKTMLSGDGEVEPSADQILQLTVEICDEDIISLLFHKLPILGWETRKFLVHCWSILLKQKVDSTHCCVQYMENHLELLDFLVVCYDNKEIALNCGNMLRECIKFPTLAKYILESPSFELFFKFVELPNFDVTSDAFSTFKDLLTKHASAVSEYLTTHYNEFFEQYEKLLTSANYVTRRQSLKLLSEFLLESPNSQIMKRYIAEVRHLKVMMTLLKDSSKNIQISAFHIFKVFVANPNKPRDIKVILAKNHERLLELLYNLSVGKGAEDDHFEEEKELIVKEIERVSRLAKLES, from the exons ATGAAAACTATGTTGTCAGGAGATGGAGAAGTCGAGCCAAGTGCAGATCAAATCCTTCAACTCACAGTTGAAATCTGTGATGAAGATATTATTTCTCTTCTGTTCCACAAGTTACCAATTCTGGGATGGGAA ACCAGGAAATTTTTAGTCCACTGTTGGTCTATATTGCTTAAACAAAAGGTTGATTCAACACATTGTTGTGTACAATACATGGAGAATCATTTGGAACTGCTTGACTTCCTCGTTGTTTG CTATGACAACAAGGAAATTGCTCTGAACTGTGGGAATATGCTTAGAGAATGCATCAAGTTTCCAACACTTGCAAA ATACATATTGGAGTCTCCCAGCTTTGAGTTGTTCTTCAAATTTGTTGAGCTACCTAATTTTGATGTTACCTCTGATGCATTTTCTACATTCAAG GATCTGCTCACTAAACATGCATCTGCAGTTTCTGAGTATCTGACTACTCACTACAACGAG TTTTTTGAGCAATATGAAAAGCTCTTGACATCGGCTAACTATGTGACTAGAAGGCAGTCTTTGAAG CTTCTGTCCGAATTTCTTTTGGAATCTCCAAATTCTCAAATAATGAAAAGATACATCGCGGAGGTTCGCCATTTAAAAGTCATGATGACCTTGTTGAAG GATTCAAGCAAAAACATCCAAATATCTGCCTTTCATATTTTCAAG GTTTTTGTAGCTAACCCAAATAAACCACGAGATATTAAAGTTATCCTCGCGAAAAACCATGAAAGGCTGTTAGAGCTGCTCTACAATCTCTCTGTTGGAAAAG GTGCCGAAGATGACCATTTTGAAGAGGAAAAGGAACTAATAGTTAAGGAAATAGAGAGAGTGTCTCGGCTTGCAAAACTTGAATCTTAG
- the LOC142554968 gene encoding BI1-like protein: MLIYNNNNNNNISRKIEREAKPKRRCIEDRSILKMYGYAGVSSGDSKMKGGSIDLESGEMLYPGIGYGENQLRWGFIRKVYGILAAQLILTTAVSAVTVLYAPINDLLRGNSALLLLLLFTPFVLLWPLFVYQQKHPLNFIFLGLFTASLSVTVGVSCANTEGRIVLEALILTSAVVSALTGYTFWASKKGKDFSFMGPILFTSLFVLILTGFIQMFFPFGSTSFAIYSAMGAIIFSGYIVYDTYNLIKRFTYDEYIWASVTLYLDVLNLFLTILRMLRQGDN, from the exons ATGctgatatataataataataataataataatatcagtAGAAAGATTGAAAGGGAGGCGAAACCGAAACGTCGTTGCATCGAAGACCGATCGATCTTGAAGATGTACGGCTACGCAGGCGTGAGCAGCGGCGACAGCAAGATGAAGGGCGGAAGCATTGACCTGGAATCCGGCGAGATGCTGTATCCTGGCATCGGGTATGGCGAGAATCAGCTGCGATGGGGATTCATACGCAAAGTCTACGGTATCTTGGCGGCGCAGCTCATCCTCACCACTGCCGTATCCGCCGTTACCGTTCTATACGCGCCGATCAATGATCTTCTCCGTGGAAATTCCGCCTTACTGCTTTTGCTCCTCTTCACCCCCTTCGTCT TGTTGTGGCCCTTGTTCGTGTATCAACAAAAACACCCATTGAACTTCATTTTCCTTGGGCTTTTCACTGCTTCCTTGAGTGTTACAGTTGGCGTTAGCTGTGCCAATACAGAAG GAAGAATAGTGCTTGAGGCTTTAATCTTGACATCAGCAGTAGTTTCAGCTCTGACCGGATACACTTTCTGGGCTTCAAAGAAGGGCAAGGACTTCAGCTTTATGGGACCAATCTTGTTTACTAGCCTTTTTGTCTTGATTTTGACTGGTTTCATTCAG ATGTTCTTCCCATTTGGATCAACCTCATTTGCCATCTACAGTGCAATGGGTGCCATAATTTTCTCAGGATACATAGTTTACGATACTTACAATTTGATCAAACGCTTCACATATGATGAATATATCTGGGCATCTGTCACCCTTTATCTGGACGTCCTCAACTTGTTCCTTACCATTCTGCGGATGCTAAGGCAGGGAGACAACTAA